The nucleotide sequence CGTCCGACGGTCGGATCGATCGCGTCGGTGAACGGCTTGGGATCGATGCCGACCGCCAGCACCACGAGTGCGAGCGACGCGAACATCACGATCTCGCGACGGTTCAGGTCGGCGAGCTTCGCGATCCGCTGGCTCGCCACCTTGCCGAACACGACGCGCTTGAGCATCCACAGCGTGTACGACGCGCTGAGGATCAGCGTCAGCGCCGCGATGGCGCCGATCCAGAAGTTGAAGCGGATCGCGCCCATGATGACCATGAACTCGCCGACGAACCCCGACGTGCCCGGCAGGCCGACGTTGGCCATCGCGAACAGCACCGTGAAGGTCGCGAAACGCGGCATCACGCCCGCGACGCCGCCGTAAGCGGCAATCTCGCGCTGCTTCGTGCGATCGACGAGCACGTTCACGCACAACAGCATCGCGCCCGCGACGAAGCCGTACGACACGAGCTGGACGATCGCGCCTTCGACGCCGATCCGGTTGAACAGGAACAGCCCGAGCGTGACGATCCCCATGTGCGCGACCGTCGAATACGCGAGCAGCTTGCCGAGATCGGTCTGCGCGAGCGCGATCAGGCTCGCGTAGACGATCGCGAACAGCGACAGCGCGATCACGGCCGGCGCGAAGAAGTGGCTTGCATCGGGCGTGACCGGCAGCGCGAAGCGCAGGAACCCGTAGCCGCCGAGCTTGAGCATCGCGAGCATCAGCGCGGCGCCGGTCGGGCCGTCGGTGTAGACGTCGCTCAGCCACGTGTGGACCGGCCACATCGGCACCTTGACCGCGAAGGCGGCGAAGAAGCCGAGGAACACCAGCAACTGCGGCGCGAAGCCGAGCTGCAGCGTGCGCCATACGGCCATGTCGAACGTATGCGACTGCGCGTACAGGTACAGCATCGCCATCAGCAGCAGCAGCGAGCCGGCGAACGAGATGAAGAAGAACTTCACGGCCGCGTACACGCGACGCTCGCGCCCCCACGTGCCGATCAGCAGGTAAAGCGGGATCAGCGTCGCCTCGAAGAAGATGAAGAACAGCAGCCCGTCCTGTGCGACGAACACGCCGACCATCAGCCCCGACAGGATCAGGAACGACGCGTAGTACTGCGCGACGCGTACCGTGACCGACTCCCACGACGCCACCACCACCACGAGGGTCGTGAACGCGGTCAGCACGACGAGCCACAGCGACGCGCCGTCGATGCCGACCCGCCATCCGGAATTGAATGCCGCCAGCCAGTTGCGGCTTTCGACGAACTGCATCGCGGCCGAGTGCGCATCGAAACCGGCAACCAGCGGCACGACCGCCGCAAGCCCCACCAGCGCGCCGACGAGCGCGATCAGCCGCGTACGGCGTGGATGAAGGTCGGAACCGGCGCGCAGCAGGCACGCGCCGAACAGGATCGGAGCCCAGATGGCCAGGCTCAGGAAGGGAAAATCATGCATGTCAACGAGGCCTTGATGAAGTCGCGCACTGCATCGGGGACAGGCGAGACGAAAGGAACGAAATCAAATCGACAGGTAGATTTCGTGAATCGCCGGTGTTGGCAAAATGTAAAGCGGCATCACTGGAAAACTTGACGCCGCTCAAATGCGATCGGGTTAACCAGCATAAGACGATTGATTATTTTCTGCAGCGCAGCAGAGCATTGATTTTCGGCGCAATCCTATGCCACTGATTTTTATGTGTAATTTTTTGTATTGCCCGATGAGATCGATTGCGAAAATCGACGCAGTGCCGCATTTTTGACGTCGGCTTGTTATGACGGAGGGTCGGAGGACGCTAATTGAAGCCGGGCACGGCTGCGAACGAGTGGTCCTTTATCCTTACACACACTCTTTCATTTTCAATACAAACGGCCTTGCCTTGCGCAGGCCGTACGACGGG is from Burkholderia sp. HI2500 and encodes:
- a CDS encoding complex I subunit 4 family protein — encoded protein: MHDFPFLSLAIWAPILFGACLLRAGSDLHPRRTRLIALVGALVGLAAVVPLVAGFDAHSAAMQFVESRNWLAAFNSGWRVGIDGASLWLVVLTAFTTLVVVVASWESVTVRVAQYYASFLILSGLMVGVFVAQDGLLFFIFFEATLIPLYLLIGTWGRERRVYAAVKFFFISFAGSLLLLMAMLYLYAQSHTFDMAVWRTLQLGFAPQLLVFLGFFAAFAVKVPMWPVHTWLSDVYTDGPTGAALMLAMLKLGGYGFLRFALPVTPDASHFFAPAVIALSLFAIVYASLIALAQTDLGKLLAYSTVAHMGIVTLGLFLFNRIGVEGAIVQLVSYGFVAGAMLLCVNVLVDRTKQREIAAYGGVAGVMPRFATFTVLFAMANVGLPGTSGFVGEFMVIMGAIRFNFWIGAIAALTLILSASYTLWMLKRVVFGKVASQRIAKLADLNRREIVMFASLALVVLAVGIDPKPFTDAIDPTVGRLIEDASHSKLPTGDGPAQPQPSYMASTRG